One Phycisphaerales bacterium AB-hyl4 genomic window carries:
- a CDS encoding alcohol dehydrogenase catalytic domain-containing protein has product MDATAIVCDAQQNLSLTRVRLPAPTAEDIVIRTVYSGVSPGTELALLQNKITWGPYPLCTGYQAVGVIEVVGEKVTAFEPGQRVYYRSNVGMTSDT; this is encoded by the coding sequence ATGGACGCCACCGCCATCGTCTGCGATGCTCAACAGAACCTGTCACTGACGCGCGTGCGTCTGCCTGCCCCCACGGCCGAGGACATCGTAATCCGCACGGTCTACAGCGGCGTGAGCCCGGGCACTGAACTGGCGCTGCTGCAAAACAAGATCACGTGGGGCCCCTACCCGCTGTGCACCGGCTACCAGGCCGTCGGCGTGATCGAAGTGGTGGGCGAGAAGGTGACCGCGTTTGAGCCGGGCCAGCGCGTGTACTATCGCAGCAATGTGGGCATGACGTCCGACAC
- a CDS encoding helix-turn-helix transcriptional regulator, translating to MTIHWLERIAPRPRIVGEQPAQPGWIEPTRVIYDHEVVLFGDSTFQLEIEGESFVCLPESFVIVPPGQWHTSWLDGPRPGRRAWMHFDWTAGKAQADAPVLTYAPAAPDLTFMRRAPRWMPARLLHGRIERPGHVWDLHHRLSHRWNAGTPRDRATARALCLELLLELLHESPPAHAARPIPDHLAPRIRTLLDHIAQQPVSGMPSIQHQLRSLGYSYEHLCRHFRSTYGISPLSYTQAVRIERARQLLRDTLLNVTEISRQVGFDRPGYFTRLFQQRTGHTPTGYRRNLPRPVEKLRHNQVETR from the coding sequence ATGACAATACATTGGCTGGAACGCATTGCGCCGCGTCCACGCATTGTGGGCGAACAGCCGGCCCAGCCTGGCTGGATCGAGCCGACGCGCGTGATCTACGATCATGAGGTGGTGCTGTTTGGCGACAGTACGTTTCAGTTGGAAATAGAGGGGGAATCGTTCGTATGCCTGCCCGAGTCGTTCGTGATCGTTCCGCCAGGCCAATGGCACACGTCCTGGCTGGACGGTCCCCGGCCCGGCCGTCGCGCCTGGATGCACTTTGACTGGACCGCCGGCAAAGCGCAGGCCGACGCCCCGGTTCTGACCTATGCGCCGGCTGCCCCGGATCTGACCTTCATGCGCCGTGCGCCGCGGTGGATGCCCGCACGTCTGCTGCACGGTCGCATCGAACGGCCGGGGCACGTGTGGGACCTGCACCATCGACTCAGCCACCGCTGGAACGCGGGCACACCACGCGACCGCGCCACGGCACGCGCCCTCTGCCTCGAACTGCTACTCGAACTACTGCACGAATCGCCCCCCGCCCACGCTGCCCGGCCCATCCCTGATCACCTCGCCCCCCGTATTCGAACGCTACTGGATCACATTGCCCAGCAGCCCGTGAGCGGGATGCCTTCGATCCAGCACCAACTCCGCTCGCTTGGTTACAGCTATGAACACCTGTGCCGCCACTTTCGCAGCACCTATGGTATTTCGCCATTGAGTTACACCCAGGCAGTGCGAATCGAACGGGCCAGGCAGTTGCTTCGCGACACCTTGTTGAACGTGACGGAAATCAGCAGGCAGGTCGGCTTCGATCGCCCGGGCTACTTCACGCGTCTGTTTCAGCAGCGAACAGGTCACACACCAACAGGATACCGCCGAAACTTGCCCCGGCCGGTTGAAAAACTCCGACACAACCAAGTGGAGACTCGATAG